The Acidobacteriota bacterium genome includes the window ATGTTTGAACCAGACAATTCCGCCAGTGCCGGGCGGGGTCAGGCAACTGAAAAAATGCAGGAAATCCTGAGTCGCCGAGATTTTAATATCAAACAGGGCGATACCTGGCGTGACCGGTTTCAACGCTGGTTAGGTGAATTTTTGCTGGATTTGCTCCGGATGCTCTGGCCGAGTTTTAAAACCGGTGGCCTGACGATGCTGGATCTGGCCAAAATGGTCGTGATTGCTCTGGTCGTGGTGGCGGTTGCCTGGATCACCCGAGTGCTGGTGCTGCGGTTTTGGAAGCGTGACCCGGCTGAGAAAAAAGGCGGGAAACGAGTCATTTTAGGCGAAGAAATTGACGAATCCACCACTGCCGAAGAACTTCTGACCGCTGGCATGGATCTGGCGCGAACAGGTGAATACCGGCAGGCGATTCGGAAGGTCTATGTCGCGCTCCTCTACGATATGGACGAACGCCAGGTCATCCATATCGAGCCAGGACTCACCAATCGCGAATACCTCAACCGCGTGCGCAGCCAGGTCCGCATCTATTCG containing:
- a CDS encoding DUF4129 domain-containing protein; the encoded protein is MPFLARLFRIMVCVAGVCWLSMTTALAGTSQEDYLRRFDEAHQLIGQALNLGQQPESPGQWRASNHLKIDDVLQFRLLLPRNEVVDFQGQSLTVDNSRLYDLLEKQQSAKTPADSEQALALLNEEMTELRARMFEPDNSASAGRGQATEKMQEILSRRDFNIKQGDTWRDRFQRWLGEFLLDLLRMLWPSFKTGGLTMLDLAKMVVIALVVVAVAWITRVLVLRFWKRDPAEKKGGKRVILGEEIDESTTAEELLTAGMDLARTGEYRQAIRKVYVALLYDMDERQVIHIEPGLTNREYLNRVRSQVRIYSPMHEMTNRFDEFWYGQFTATKEDFQKFLLKYREAVGGLPTKAKA